Proteins from a single region of Sphingomonas sp.:
- a CDS encoding valine--tRNA ligase codes for MSELPKTFDPAEIETRWYQHWEEKGLFAPERPGADPWTLVNPPPNVTGSLHIGHALDNTLQDILVRHARLKGKDARWVVGTDHAGIATQMVVERQLNALQQKRTDFSREEFVAKVWEWKEESGGEITQQLRRLGCSMDWANERFTMDEGFSKAVLKVFVELYNQGLLYRDKRLVNWDPGLGTAISDLEVETTDTKGGFWRLRYPLADGSGDIEVATTRPETMLADMAVAVHPDDARYTALVGKQVRLPITGRLIPIIADEHADPELGSGAVKITPGHDFNDFEVGKRAGFKAGEMLNMLDAKANIAQTSDGLIPAELIGMERFAARKAVVERLKAEGFLIPHIDKDGVEHDAEPRVIATPYGDRSGVVIEPWLTDQWYVDAATLAKPAIEAVRSGATKIVPKSWEKTYFNWMENIQPWCVSRQLWWGHRIPAWFGFSKEFFERNAEQSYQDIGSRIVGGAEQADQVVFVAETEAEALAAARDYYGSDYFVATEQSLVGGLETGGKVAAVLTQDSDVLDTWFSSALWPFATMGWPEAGEWQNRYPNDILISGFDILFFWDARMMMQGLHFLKEVPFKTLYLHGLVRAADGQKMSKSKGNVVNPLGLIDSYGADALRFFMAAMESQGRDIKMDERRIEGYRNFATKLWNAARFCQSNGIGASATLEPPAASLAVNRWIIAETVACVQALDLALADLRFDEAANTIYQFTWSRFCDWYLELIKPVLQGEGAEGADETRAAAGWVLDQILVMLHPFMPFITEELWSKMGAREHELIVAQWPMADARSLDPEAAKEIDWLIRLVSEIRAARTELNVPPGARLPIHVRDASEVTRTRLGQQQAALARLARVDQAEGDAGEGGSLQIVVDEATFVVPLGDVVDLEAERGRLTKAIAAAEKERDGLAGRLSNPSFVERAKPEAVEKARADHAEKAAEAERLSAALARLG; via the coding sequence ATGTCCGAGCTCCCCAAAACCTTCGACCCCGCCGAAATCGAAACCCGCTGGTACCAGCATTGGGAAGAAAAGGGCCTGTTCGCGCCCGAGCGACCGGGTGCCGATCCGTGGACGCTCGTCAATCCGCCGCCCAACGTTACTGGCAGCCTCCATATCGGCCATGCGCTCGATAACACGCTGCAAGACATCCTCGTCCGCCACGCGCGGCTGAAGGGCAAGGATGCGCGCTGGGTGGTCGGCACCGATCACGCCGGCATCGCCACGCAGATGGTGGTCGAGCGCCAGCTCAATGCGCTCCAGCAGAAGCGCACCGACTTCAGCCGCGAGGAATTCGTGGCGAAGGTGTGGGAGTGGAAGGAAGAGAGCGGGGGCGAGATCACCCAGCAGCTTCGCCGGCTCGGCTGCTCGATGGACTGGGCGAACGAGCGCTTCACCATGGACGAGGGCTTTTCGAAGGCCGTGCTCAAGGTGTTCGTCGAGCTCTACAATCAGGGCTTGCTCTATCGCGACAAGAGGCTGGTGAACTGGGATCCGGGTTTGGGCACCGCGATTTCCGATCTCGAGGTCGAGACGACCGACACGAAGGGCGGCTTCTGGCGGCTGCGCTATCCGCTGGCCGATGGCAGCGGCGATATCGAAGTCGCGACGACGCGGCCCGAGACGATGCTCGCCGATATGGCGGTGGCCGTGCACCCGGACGATGCGCGCTACACGGCACTGGTCGGCAAGCAGGTCAGGCTGCCGATCACCGGGCGGCTGATCCCGATCATCGCCGACGAGCATGCCGATCCCGAGCTGGGTTCGGGTGCGGTCAAGATCACGCCGGGGCATGACTTCAACGACTTTGAGGTCGGCAAGCGCGCGGGGTTCAAGGCCGGCGAGATGCTCAACATGCTCGATGCCAAGGCGAATATCGCCCAGACCAGCGACGGGCTGATCCCGGCCGAGCTGATCGGCATGGAGCGCTTCGCGGCGCGCAAGGCGGTGGTCGAGCGGCTCAAGGCCGAGGGTTTCCTGATCCCGCATATCGACAAGGACGGCGTGGAGCATGACGCCGAACCGCGCGTGATCGCGACGCCCTATGGCGACCGTTCGGGTGTGGTGATCGAGCCGTGGCTGACCGACCAATGGTATGTCGATGCGGCGACCCTGGCCAAGCCGGCGATCGAGGCGGTGCGCTCGGGCGCGACCAAGATCGTGCCGAAATCGTGGGAGAAGACGTATTTCAACTGGATGGAGAACATCCAGCCATGGTGCGTCTCGCGGCAGCTGTGGTGGGGGCACCGGATTCCGGCGTGGTTTGGCTTCTCGAAGGAATTTTTCGAGAGAAACGCCGAGCAAAGCTACCAAGACATTGGCTCGCGTATCGTCGGTGGAGCCGAGCAAGCAGATCAGGTTGTGTTCGTCGCGGAGACGGAAGCAGAAGCGCTTGCCGCTGCGCGCGATTATTATGGTTCAGACTATTTCGTCGCGACAGAGCAATCCTTGGTTGGAGGGTTGGAGACGGGCGGCAAGGTCGCTGCAGTTCTTACCCAGGACAGCGACGTCCTCGACACCTGGTTCTCCTCCGCGCTGTGGCCCTTCGCGACGATGGGCTGGCCGGAGGCGGGCGAGTGGCAGAACCGCTACCCGAACGACATCCTCATTTCCGGCTTCGACATCCTGTTCTTCTGGGATGCGCGGATGATGATGCAGGGTTTGCATTTCCTGAAGGAAGTGCCGTTCAAGACCCTGTATCTCCACGGTTTGGTGCGCGCCGCCGATGGCCAGAAAATGTCCAAGTCCAAGGGCAATGTCGTCAATCCGCTGGGGCTGATCGACAGCTATGGCGCCGATGCGCTGCGCTTCTTCATGGCGGCGATGGAGAGCCAGGGCCGCGACATCAAGATGGATGAGCGGCGGATCGAGGGCTATCGCAATTTCGCGACCAAGCTGTGGAACGCGGCGCGCTTCTGCCAGTCGAACGGGATCGGCGCGTCGGCGACGCTGGAGCCGCCCGCGGCGAGCCTCGCGGTCAATCGCTGGATCATCGCCGAGACGGTGGCGTGCGTGCAGGCGCTCGATCTGGCGCTGGCCGATCTGCGCTTCGACGAGGCGGCGAACACGATCTACCAGTTCACCTGGAGCCGCTTCTGCGACTGGTATCTCGAACTGATCAAGCCGGTGCTGCAGGGCGAGGGCGCGGAGGGCGCCGACGAGACCCGCGCGGCGGCGGGCTGGGTGCTCGACCAGATTCTCGTGATGCTCCACCCGTTCATGCCGTTCATCACCGAAGAGCTATGGTCGAAGATGGGTGCGCGCGAGCATGAGCTGATCGTGGCGCAATGGCCGATGGCCGATGCGCGGTCGCTCGATCCGGAAGCGGCGAAGGAAATCGACTGGCTGATCCGGCTGGTGAGCGAAATCCGCGCGGCGCGGACCGAGTTGAACGTGCCGCCGGGCGCGCGATTGCCGATCCATGTCCGCGACGCATCGGAAGTGACACGCACGCGACTGGGGCAACAGCAAGCAGCGCTGGCGCGCCTCGCCCGCGTCGACCAGGCCGAGGGCGATGCGGGCGAGGGCGGTTCGCTCCAGATCGTTGTCGATGAAGCGACCTTTGTCGTACCGCTCGGCGATGTGGTCGACCTCGAAGCCGAGCGCGGCCGTCTGACCAAGGCGATCGCCGCGGCGGAGAAGGAGCGCGACGGGCTCGCCGGTCGCCTGAGCAACCCGAGCTTCGTCGAGCGCGCCAAGCCCGAGGCGGTGGAAAAAGCCAGGGCTGATCACGCCGAGAAGGCGGCGGAGGCGGAGCGACTTTCGGCGGCATTGGCCCGGCTCGGGTAA
- a CDS encoding S9 family peptidase produces MKHILLAGVALAFAAVPATARDLTIQDVATLSRVGAPVVSPDGKWLVWQQRETDLPANKGRYDLWKLDLVTKGAVPEKLVAEADVNETGPQFGVNGRVYFQSDKGGEDSVRSIAITGGDQAEVAAPAGGFSGFKLSPDGQKLLFWADRKPGAPGIEPAMIKKDANAGSGRTYDQLFIRHWDTWSNGDRSQLFVVPIADPTKSVAIAPQLVGDTPSKPFGGGEELAWSADSKTVYFALREAGRIEATSTNLDIFSAPADGSSAPVNLTADNDGMDNLPTVSPDGKWLAYFAMARAGYEADRQVLMLRDLTNGTTKALTEAWDRSVASIAWSPDGKKIYVTAQDTQEEPIFTVDPKSGKVTRLTQQGVVSAVVPTRDGAVFSMNSLLGPDDFYQLKGKAQTRLTNVNASKLAGIDLPKVERFSFTGANNDTVWGYAVRPANLPEGQKAPLAFIVHGGPQGSSNNSWSYRWNPAVFAGAGYAVVSVDFHGSTGYGQKFSDDIRNNWGGWPLEDLQKGLAAAEQKFTWLDGNNACALGASYGGYMMNWIAGQWTDKFKCLVQHDGVFDARAMAYETEELWFDEWEHGGKAYYEDPAAFEKWNPVNHVDKWKTPMLVITSEKDFRIPYTQGIASFTALQRREIPSKLLVFPDENHWVLKPKNSMQWYGTVLPWLGQWTGKASK; encoded by the coding sequence ATGAAGCACATCCTGCTCGCGGGCGTTGCGCTCGCTTTCGCCGCCGTCCCCGCCACGGCCCGTGACCTCACCATCCAGGACGTCGCGACGCTGTCGCGCGTGGGCGCGCCGGTGGTGTCGCCCGACGGCAAATGGCTGGTCTGGCAGCAGCGCGAGACCGATCTGCCCGCGAACAAGGGTCGCTACGATCTGTGGAAGCTCGATCTGGTCACCAAAGGGGCGGTCCCCGAGAAGCTGGTGGCGGAAGCCGACGTCAACGAAACCGGCCCGCAGTTCGGCGTCAATGGCCGCGTCTACTTCCAGTCGGACAAGGGTGGCGAGGACAGCGTCCGCTCGATCGCGATCACCGGCGGCGACCAGGCGGAGGTGGCGGCGCCTGCGGGCGGCTTCAGCGGCTTCAAGCTCTCGCCCGATGGCCAGAAGCTGCTGTTCTGGGCCGACCGCAAGCCCGGCGCGCCGGGAATCGAGCCGGCGATGATCAAGAAGGACGCCAATGCTGGTTCCGGCCGGACCTATGACCAGCTCTTCATTCGCCATTGGGATACATGGTCGAACGGCGACCGTTCGCAACTGTTCGTGGTGCCGATCGCCGATCCGACCAAGTCGGTCGCGATCGCCCCGCAACTGGTCGGCGACACGCCGTCCAAGCCGTTTGGCGGCGGCGAGGAGCTGGCGTGGAGCGCGGACAGCAAGACCGTCTATTTCGCGCTGCGCGAAGCCGGGCGGATCGAAGCGACCTCGACCAACCTCGATATCTTCTCGGCTCCGGCTGACGGCTCCTCGGCGCCGGTCAACCTGACCGCCGACAATGACGGGATGGACAATCTTCCGACCGTCTCGCCCGACGGCAAATGGCTGGCCTATTTCGCGATGGCGCGCGCCGGCTATGAGGCCGATCGCCAGGTGCTGATGCTGCGCGACCTGACCAACGGCACCACCAAGGCGCTGACCGAGGCATGGGACCGTTCGGTGGCGAGCATCGCCTGGAGCCCGGACGGCAAGAAGATCTACGTGACCGCGCAGGATACGCAGGAAGAACCGATCTTCACGGTCGATCCCAAGAGCGGCAAGGTGACGCGGCTGACCCAGCAGGGCGTGGTATCGGCGGTGGTGCCGACCAGGGACGGCGCGGTGTTCAGCATGAACAGCCTGCTCGGGCCCGACGATTTCTATCAGTTGAAGGGCAAGGCGCAGACGCGGCTGACCAACGTCAACGCGTCGAAACTCGCCGGCATCGACCTGCCCAAGGTCGAGCGCTTCAGCTTCACCGGTGCTAACAACGACACCGTCTGGGGCTATGCGGTGCGCCCGGCGAACCTGCCCGAGGGCCAGAAGGCACCGCTGGCCTTCATCGTCCATGGCGGCCCGCAGGGATCGAGCAACAATAGCTGGTCGTATCGCTGGAACCCGGCGGTATTCGCGGGCGCGGGTTATGCAGTGGTATCGGTCGATTTCCACGGCTCGACCGGCTACGGCCAGAAGTTCAGCGACGACATCCGCAACAATTGGGGCGGCTGGCCGCTCGAGGACCTGCAAAAGGGCCTCGCCGCCGCCGAGCAGAAATTCACCTGGTTGGACGGCAATAATGCCTGCGCGCTCGGTGCTTCCTATGGCGGCTATATGATGAACTGGATCGCCGGCCAGTGGACCGACAAGTTCAAATGCCTCGTCCAGCATGACGGCGTCTTCGATGCCCGCGCCATGGCCTATGAGACCGAGGAATTGTGGTTCGACGAGTGGGAGCATGGCGGCAAGGCCTATTATGAGGACCCGGCCGCGTTCGAGAAATGGAACCCGGTCAATCATGTCGACAAGTGGAAGACGCCGATGCTGGTGATCACCAGCGAGAAGGACTTCCGCATTCCCTATACGCAGGGGATCGCATCGTTCACCGCGTTGCAGCGGCGCGAAATCCCCTCGAAGCTGCTGGTGTTCCCGGACGAGAACCATTGGGTGCTCAAGCCGAAGAACTCGATGCAATGGTACGGCACGGTGCTGCCATGGCTGGGGCAGTGGACGGGTAAGGCTTCGAAGTAA
- a CDS encoding DUF2497 domain-containing protein, with protein sequence MGDISTEPSMEEILSSIKRIIAEEGDAAVSTRTRRGGRTGQAVTPRADVDEVLELSEPVADELPAIKQEKPMPMGAPTPPEPMRPADPILSERTAEATRGPLEALSRMVVKPEVAGSDTLEGLVRELLKPMLSEWLDANLPQVVESMVAKEISRITGRD encoded by the coding sequence ATGGGTGATATCAGTACCGAGCCGTCGATGGAGGAGATCCTCTCCTCGATCAAACGCATCATCGCCGAAGAGGGCGATGCGGCGGTATCGACACGCACCCGTCGCGGCGGCCGCACCGGCCAGGCCGTGACACCGCGCGCCGATGTCGACGAGGTGCTGGAGCTCAGCGAGCCGGTTGCCGACGAACTCCCTGCAATCAAGCAGGAAAAGCCGATGCCGATGGGTGCCCCCACGCCGCCCGAGCCGATGCGGCCGGCCGATCCGATCCTTTCCGAACGCACCGCCGAGGCGACCCGCGGGCCGCTGGAAGCGCTGTCGCGGATGGTGGTGAAGCCCGAGGTGGCCGGTTCGGACACGCTCGAAGGGCTGGTACGCGAGTTGCTCAAGCCGATGCTCAGCGAATGGCTCGACGCCAATCTGCCGCAGGTCGTCGAATCGATGGTCGCCAAAGAAATTTCGCGGATCACCGGGCGGGATTAG
- a CDS encoding TolC family outer membrane protein, giving the protein MRFSTLLLGVSLTAIAVPAAAQTTTTRAGTTKTVTVTTATPAPAEVPPQPTTTLRDALVATYNTNPDLQGERATLRANDENVPIARAQGLPGVGATSSFSQSVYDTGPGTSPSRRGTLGVDLSVPVFSGGSVRNSVRAAETRIEAGRANLRGAEADIFTQAVTVYVDVLRDESIVRLNQANVRALSVNLQATRDRFEVGDLTRTDVAQSEARLALAQSQLRQAEARLIGSRENYIRVVGTPPGVLAQPPALPNLPDDVVVAEDTALANNPNLEAAQKQRDATRFDIDVAKASRLPQVSVGVGGDYYNYLGSVPSAAAINRDGFSTTLGANLKLPLFQGGRPAALVRQAQARRAAAIEGVTFAERGVIAQARSAYANYQSSLRVIESSRVAVEANRLSLEGVRAENSVGTRTILDILNAEQELLNSQVQYVTAERDAYVAGFTLLAVMGRAEAEDLGLEGGPLYDPVANYKRVRGKSWDWGDDKDPEAVGTSTRGSPRQTPDVSAPLDPLLQRPVDSTRTNP; this is encoded by the coding sequence ATGCGATTTTCCACTCTGCTCCTGGGCGTGAGCCTGACCGCGATTGCCGTGCCTGCCGCCGCGCAGACCACGACGACGCGTGCAGGCACGACGAAAACCGTGACGGTGACCACCGCCACGCCGGCTCCCGCCGAAGTGCCGCCGCAGCCGACGACGACGCTGCGCGACGCGCTGGTCGCCACCTATAATACCAATCCCGACCTGCAGGGCGAACGCGCGACGCTGCGCGCCAATGACGAGAATGTGCCGATCGCGCGTGCGCAGGGCCTGCCGGGCGTCGGCGCGACGAGCTCGTTCAGCCAAAGCGTTTACGATACTGGCCCGGGCACCTCGCCGTCGCGGCGCGGCACGCTCGGCGTCGATCTGTCGGTGCCGGTATTCAGTGGTGGTTCGGTGCGTAATTCGGTGCGCGCGGCGGAAACCCGTATCGAGGCCGGCCGCGCCAATCTACGCGGGGCCGAGGCGGACATCTTCACCCAGGCGGTGACGGTCTATGTCGATGTGCTGCGCGACGAATCGATCGTCCGCCTCAATCAGGCGAACGTGCGGGCGCTGAGCGTCAACCTGCAGGCGACGCGCGACCGCTTCGAAGTGGGCGACCTGACCCGTACCGACGTGGCGCAGTCCGAAGCGCGGCTGGCGCTGGCGCAGAGCCAGTTGCGTCAGGCCGAAGCGCGCCTGATCGGCAGCCGCGAGAATTATATCCGCGTCGTCGGCACGCCCCCCGGCGTGCTTGCCCAGCCGCCGGCGCTGCCCAATCTACCCGACGATGTCGTGGTGGCCGAGGACACCGCGCTCGCCAACAATCCCAATCTCGAAGCCGCGCAGAAGCAGCGCGACGCGACGCGCTTCGACATCGACGTCGCCAAGGCGAGCCGCTTGCCGCAGGTCAGCGTTGGCGTGGGTGGCGACTATTATAATTATCTCGGCTCGGTGCCGAGCGCGGCGGCGATCAATCGCGATGGCTTCTCGACCACGCTGGGCGCGAACCTCAAGCTTCCGCTGTTCCAGGGCGGCCGTCCGGCGGCGCTGGTCCGTCAGGCACAGGCACGGCGGGCCGCGGCGATCGAGGGCGTAACCTTCGCCGAGCGCGGCGTGATCGCGCAGGCGCGTTCGGCCTACGCCAATTACCAGTCATCGCTGCGCGTGATCGAATCGTCGCGTGTCGCGGTCGAGGCCAACCGGCTGTCGCTGGAGGGCGTCCGCGCCGAGAACAGCGTCGGCACCCGGACGATCCTCGACATCCTCAACGCCGAGCAGGAACTGCTCAACTCGCAGGTTCAGTATGTTACCGCCGAGCGCGACGCCTATGTCGCCGGCTTCACGCTGCTGGCGGTGATGGGCCGCGCCGAGGCGGAGGATCTGGGGCTCGAAGGCGGTCCGCTCTACGATCCGGTCGCGAACTACAAGCGCGTGCGCGGCAAGAGCTGGGATTGGGGCGACGACAAGGATCCGGAAGCGGTGGGCACCAGCACCCGCGGTTCGCCGCGGCAAACGCCCGATGTGAGTGCTCCGCTCGATCCGCTCTTGCAGCGCCCGGTTGACAGCACCCGTACAAATCCCTGA
- a CDS encoding protein-L-isoaspartate O-methyltransferase, giving the protein MMTLSAEPAPVEADREAMRHAMVASQLRTNAVNDARVVEAMAQVPREAFLPPEHRGIAYRDTLLPLGNGRKHNSPLATGRLLTEAAILPSDHVLLIGAAGGYAAALLARIAGSVVALEEDDTLVATARGALAGIANVDLVQGPLNAGWAKGGPYDLIVIDGAVEQLTEKLLQQIKPGGRIVSGIADRGITRLASGRRTDGGFGMMDFIDLECALLPGFARLRTFQF; this is encoded by the coding sequence ATGATGACCCTCTCGGCTGAACCCGCGCCCGTCGAAGCTGACCGCGAGGCGATGCGCCATGCGATGGTGGCGAGCCAACTGCGGACCAACGCCGTCAACGACGCGCGCGTCGTCGAGGCGATGGCGCAGGTGCCGCGCGAAGCGTTCCTGCCGCCCGAGCATCGCGGCATCGCCTATCGCGACACGCTGCTGCCGCTCGGCAATGGCCGCAAGCACAACAGCCCGCTGGCGACCGGACGGCTGCTGACCGAGGCCGCGATCCTGCCGAGCGACCATGTGCTGCTGATCGGCGCGGCGGGCGGCTATGCCGCGGCGCTGCTGGCGCGGATCGCCGGTTCGGTGGTCGCGCTGGAGGAGGACGACACGCTGGTCGCCACCGCGCGCGGCGCGCTGGCCGGCATCGCCAATGTCGATCTGGTCCAAGGGCCGCTGAACGCCGGCTGGGCCAAGGGTGGTCCGTATGATCTGATCGTGATCGACGGCGCCGTCGAGCAGCTCACCGAAAAGCTGCTGCAGCAGATCAAGCCCGGGGGCCGGATCGTCTCGGGAATCGCCGATCGCGGCATCACCCGGCTGGCCTCTGGCCGCCGCACCGATGGCGGCTTCGGCATGATGGACTTTATCGATCTGGAATGTGCATTACTGCCTGGTTTCGCCCGCCTACGGACCTTTCAATTCTGA
- a CDS encoding DUF456 domain-containing protein: MKTLFAAALTATVALAGVSATPAAAQDYGYSRYDNRGDYGRGYRDDRSGYDNYDRRGYDNYDRGYYDNRGYRGHRRGVQRCGSGTTGAIIGGVLGALIGGEVGRGSGYYDKRSGTGTIVGAGAGALIGRELDRGCDNSRGYRR; this comes from the coding sequence ATGAAGACGCTTTTCGCAGCCGCACTGACAGCCACCGTCGCCCTCGCGGGCGTTTCGGCCACCCCCGCCGCCGCGCAGGATTATGGCTATTCGCGCTACGACAATCGCGGTGATTATGGCCGCGGCTATCGCGACGACCGCAGCGGGTATGACAATTACGACCGCCGCGGGTATGACAATTACGACCGTGGCTATTATGACAATCGCGGTTATCGCGGCCATCGCCGGGGCGTGCAGCGCTGCGGCAGCGGCACGACCGGCGCGATCATCGGCGGCGTGCTCGGCGCGCTGATCGGCGGCGAAGTCGGGCGTGGCAGCGGCTATTACGACAAGCGCAGCGGCACCGGCACGATCGTCGGCGCGGGCGCCGGCGCGCTGATCGGCCGCGAACTCGATCGCGGCTGCGACAACAGCCGCGGCTATCGCCGCTAA
- the cysS gene encoding cysteine--tRNA ligase, which translates to MTADLTLYNSLTRSLERFEPLDPAKGVRVYSCGPTVYNYAHLGNLRAYVFTDTLSRTLTWKAKENGWGALTHVINITDVGHLTSDADAGDDKMEAAARAQAKSIWDIAAHYTAAFKQNIHDLNIREPSRWSVATDHIEEMIDFAKRIAPDHCYELDTGLYFDTSTVAHYGQLAGAQDDAAEGRIDPVEGKRHPQDFAIWRKSPPGEQRQMEWDSPWGMGAPGWHLECSVMSLKYLGAPFDIHTGGIDHREIHHPNEIAQNQAFCGCDDSGAHFWMHNNFLVDRQGKMSKSRGGFTTLRSLIDAGVHPLAYRLLCIQAHYRSELEFSAESLAAALTRLKRLVITVRALEARVEGPEAHVEEHAWLDQLDAAAADDLNTPKALVVLDEMLADKRLTPSERLSLLIHFDGILGLNLYNLTRENLRLRPANATLTAGDIEARLAERKQARAARDFARSDAIRDELAAAGVEVMDGDPLGWDWKPAL; encoded by the coding sequence ATGACTGCCGATCTGACGCTCTACAATTCGCTGACCCGCAGCCTCGAGCGCTTCGAGCCGCTCGATCCGGCAAAGGGCGTGCGCGTCTATTCGTGCGGCCCGACGGTCTATAATTACGCCCATCTCGGCAATCTGCGCGCCTACGTCTTCACCGACACGCTCAGCCGCACGCTGACATGGAAGGCCAAGGAGAATGGGTGGGGCGCCCTGACGCACGTCATCAACATCACCGATGTCGGCCATCTCACTTCGGACGCCGATGCCGGCGACGACAAGATGGAAGCCGCCGCCCGCGCCCAGGCCAAGAGCATCTGGGATATCGCCGCGCATTACACTGCGGCGTTCAAACAGAATATTCATGACCTCAACATCCGCGAGCCCAGCCGCTGGTCGGTTGCCACCGATCATATCGAGGAGATGATCGATTTCGCGAAGCGGATCGCGCCCGATCATTGCTACGAGCTCGATACCGGCCTCTATTTCGACACCTCGACGGTCGCCCATTACGGCCAGCTCGCCGGCGCGCAGGACGATGCCGCCGAAGGCCGCATCGATCCCGTCGAGGGCAAGCGCCACCCGCAGGATTTCGCGATCTGGCGTAAGTCGCCGCCGGGCGAGCAGCGCCAGATGGAGTGGGATTCGCCCTGGGGAATGGGCGCGCCGGGCTGGCATCTCGAATGCTCGGTGATGAGCCTCAAATATCTCGGCGCCCCGTTCGATATCCACACCGGCGGCATCGATCACCGCGAGATCCATCATCCCAACGAGATCGCTCAGAATCAGGCGTTTTGCGGCTGCGACGATAGCGGCGCGCATTTCTGGATGCACAATAATTTCCTGGTCGATCGCCAGGGCAAGATGTCGAAGTCCAGGGGCGGCTTCACCACCCTCCGGTCGCTGATCGACGCCGGAGTGCATCCGCTCGCCTATCGCCTGCTGTGCATTCAGGCGCATTACCGCAGCGAACTGGAGTTCAGCGCTGAGAGCCTCGCCGCGGCGCTGACCCGTCTCAAGCGCCTGGTGATAACGGTCCGCGCGCTCGAAGCGCGGGTCGAAGGCCCCGAAGCCCATGTTGAGGAGCATGCCTGGCTCGATCAGCTCGACGCGGCGGCGGCGGACGATCTCAACACGCCAAAGGCGCTGGTGGTCCTCGACGAAATGCTCGCCGACAAGAGGCTGACGCCGTCCGAGCGGCTCAGCCTGCTGATCCATTTCGACGGGATCCTGGGGCTGAACCTCTATAATCTCACCCGCGAGAATCTCCGCCTTCGCCCCGCCAATGCGACGCTCACCGCCGGCGACATCGAAGCGCGCCTCGCCGAGCGCAAGCAGGCCCGCGCCGCCAGGGACTTCGCCCGCTCCGACGCGATCCGCGACGAACTGGCAGCCGCCGGCGTCGAAGTGATGGACGGCGACCCCTTGGGCTGGGACTGGAAGCCGGCGCTCTGA
- a CDS encoding NAD(P)-dependent oxidoreductase has product MKAVLPALARPLVEPQLPAGLEVDWFSSPEEAEAMAADADIGWLDHNVPAQWARNVAAAGKLKWLSTIYAGLDALDTQTLKARGTRVTNGSGVNAHTVAEYAVMGALVAAKRFDQVVRAADRHEWPQDAPGKLELFETEALIIGYGTIGKLIGERLAGFGVTVTGVTRSGAPGTIGPDAWREKLGGYDWIFLAAPSTSESQAMIGEAELQAMKSSAWIVNVGRGELIDQEALMHACAKRRIAGAFLDTVTPEPLPPEHPLWTTPNIIHSMHLSGRSQTRMFLRGAALFVENLHAFLEGRPLKNEVDLAAGY; this is encoded by the coding sequence ATGAAAGCCGTCCTCCCCGCCCTCGCTCGCCCCCTCGTCGAGCCTCAGCTACCGGCCGGGCTTGAGGTCGATTGGTTCTCGTCTCCAGAGGAAGCCGAAGCGATGGCGGCGGACGCCGATATCGGCTGGCTCGATCACAATGTCCCCGCCCAATGGGCCCGCAATGTCGCCGCGGCCGGCAAGCTCAAATGGCTTTCGACCATTTATGCCGGGCTCGACGCGCTCGACACCCAGACGCTCAAGGCCCGCGGCACGCGCGTCACCAATGGTTCGGGCGTCAACGCCCACACCGTCGCCGAATATGCGGTGATGGGCGCGTTGGTCGCCGCCAAGCGCTTCGATCAGGTCGTCCGCGCCGCCGACCGGCACGAATGGCCGCAGGATGCGCCGGGCAAGCTCGAACTGTTCGAAACCGAAGCGCTGATCATCGGCTATGGCACCATCGGCAAGCTGATCGGCGAACGCCTCGCGGGGTTCGGCGTAACCGTCACCGGCGTCACCCGCTCGGGCGCGCCGGGCACCATCGGCCCCGACGCGTGGCGTGAGAAGCTCGGCGGCTATGACTGGATCTTCCTCGCCGCCCCTTCGACCAGCGAAAGCCAGGCGATGATCGGCGAGGCCGAGCTTCAGGCGATGAAGTCCTCGGCCTGGATCGTCAATGTCGGCCGCGGCGAGCTGATCGATCAGGAAGCGCTGATGCATGCCTGCGCCAAACGCCGCATCGCCGGTGCCTTCCTCGACACCGTCACGCCGGAACCGCTGCCGCCCGAGCATCCGCTGTGGACGACGCCCAACATCATCCATTCGATGCATCTCTCGGGCCGTAGCCAGACCCGCATGTTCCTGCGCGGCGCGGCCTTGTTCGTCGAAAACCTACATGCCTTCCTCGAAGGCCGCCCGCTCAAGAACGAAGTCGATCTCGCCGCCGGATATTAG
- the rnk gene encoding nucleoside diphosphate kinase regulator, with product MESTKNVRGEERPAIHLVDAECDALYALALTIQAKKPERAAMLLAELDRAEVHPAETLPAGVVTMNSRVEFVDEASGTRRTVELVYPHEADIDAGKVSILTPVGIGLIGMAAGSAILWPDRDGHERLLRIVSVAPAVR from the coding sequence GTGGAAAGCACAAAGAACGTGCGGGGCGAAGAACGCCCCGCGATCCATCTCGTCGATGCGGAATGCGACGCGCTCTATGCGCTGGCGCTGACGATCCAGGCGAAGAAGCCCGAGCGCGCGGCGATGCTGCTCGCCGAACTCGACCGGGCGGAGGTGCATCCCGCCGAGACGCTGCCGGCCGGCGTGGTGACGATGAACAGCCGGGTGGAGTTTGTCGATGAGGCCAGCGGTACGCGGCGGACGGTCGAGCTGGTCTATCCGCACGAGGCCGATATCGATGCGGGCAAGGTCTCGATCCTCACGCCGGTGGGGATCGGGCTGATCGGGATGGCGGCCGGGAGCGCGATCCTCTGGCCGGACCGCGACGGACATGAACGGCTGCTCCGCATCGTCAGCGTGGCGCCGGCGGTGCGGTGA